From the genome of Desulfonatronum thiosulfatophilum:
CCCTCTCGAAATACGACCAGGAAGTCATGTGCCTTCTGTGCGGGAAAGCCTATGGCATCCCCACTGTGGCCTTGAGATTATTCAACGTCTACGGAACACGGCAGTCCCTTTCAAACCCCTATACCGGCGTTTTGGCCATCTTTGCCTCCAGGTTGTTGAACGACAACCCGCCGTTAATATTCGAAGACGGCCTCCAGAGAAGAGATTTCGTGAATGTGCTCGATGTGGCGCGGGCTTGTCGCCTGGCCCTGGAAACGACCGAGGTCGACCATGATGTCTTCAACATCGGCAGCGGCCAGAGCTACACGATTCTCGATATAGCCCAGCGCATGTGCGATCTGCTGGACAAGCCGGACATCAAACCGAGCACCAATGGGAAGTACCGCGTCGGAGACATCAGGAACTGTTTTGCGGACATATCCAAGGCCCGGAAGATCCTAAAGTACCAGCCTGAAGTTTCGCTGGAAGAGGGTCTGGAAGAGTTGTCGGCCTGGCTCGACCCGCAATTGGCCGTGGACAGGGTGGAATACGCGGGAATCGAACTGGCTGCCCGAGGCCTGACCATCTAGCACTGCGTGGAAAATCATGAAGACATCTTCATTTCCGAACAGGTCGTTCCAAGGCGGTCATCAAACGCCCGAAGCCGTGGGCATCGTCGAATGGTTCCGGGTAGGCGAATACGAGCAGGTGGAAAAAGCGCTGGATGAGATGGATGCGCTTTCCTTCTCGCACATCAGGACGGGGATCTCCTGGGCCGACTACCATGCTGAAGGTGGGCGGCAATGGTTCGACTGGCTGGTCCCCACCATTTGCCGAAAGATGAACATGCTGCCCTGTTTCCTGTATACGCCGCCTTCCCTCGGCATCGAACCGAAGGCTTCGTCTCCTCCGAAAAACCCGAAAGACTACGCGGATTTTCTCGACGTCATGATCACCAGGTTCGACGGGTTTTTCGACTGGGTGGAACTGTGGAATGAACCGAATAATCGCGCTGAATACGATTTCACCTTTGACCAAAACTGGACCATCTTTTCCGAAATGATCGGCAAGGCCGCCTATTGGATGCGCCAATTGGGAAAGAAGACCGTGCTGGGCGGGATGAGCCCCGTTGATCCGAACTGGCTGGAAATTATGTACCAGAACGGGGTGATGCAATATGTGGATGCCGTTGGATTTCACGGCTTTCCAAACGTGTTCGATCCGATGTGGCAAGGCTGGGCAAAGAACGCGGAGCGCATTCGCAAGGTCATTGACCGTTACGGGGGGAGCCAGGAGATCTGGCTGACGGAGGCCGGCTTTTCCACATGGCAGCATGACGAACAGCAGCAGCTGCGCATTTTTCTCGATGCTCTCGAAGCCCCGGTCCAACGCGCCTACTGGTACAGCCTGAACGATTTGGATTCAGGACTGCCGACGGTTAACGGCTTTCATATTGACGAAAGAGAATACCATTTCGGTCTAATCGGAAAACACGGCCACAAGAAGCTGCTCTACAGGCTGCTGGCGGCACAGGGAATCAAGAACATCAGGAACAGCCGGCAACTGGCCGAACCGTACCGGGCATCGGCCGAGCCCACCTCCAGAAGACACGCTTTGGTGATCGGCGGCGCCGGCTTCATCGGCACGAATCTTGTCCAAAAACTTTTGCACGAAGGCGCACAGGTCACCATTCTCGACAATTTGTCGCGTCCCGGAGTGGAAGACAACGTGCTCTGGCTGCGTCGTATGAACACGGGCCGTCTCAGCATTGAAATCGCGGATATTCGCAATGAATACGCCGTAGACCATCTGGTGAACGCGGCTTCCGAGGTTTACCACCTTGCCGCCCAGGTCGCGGTGACCACAAGCTGTGAGAATCCGGCGGACGATTTCGACGTCAATGCCCGGGGAACCCTCAACATCCTTGAAGCCGTGCGCAAGTCGGAACATGCGCCCCCACTGATTTTCACCTCCACGAACAAGGTTTATGGCGCTCTCGAAGACATTCCCATGCAGACCGCCGATTCCCGCTACGTGCCACTGGAAAAGACGCATGCGGCGCATGGGGTGAATGAAGACAGGCCTCTGGATTTCCACAGTCCCTACGGCTGTTCCAAAGGCGCCGCCGATTCCTACGTTCTGGATTATGTGCGGACATACGGCATCAAGGCCGTGGTGTTCCGGATGAGTTGCATCTACGGCCGACACCAGTGCGGCACCGAAGATCAGGGCTGGGTCGCCCACTTCCTGCTCAGCGCCCTAAAGGGAGAGCCCATCGTCATCTACGGAGACGGTCTACAGGTCCGGGACATCTTGTTCGTGGACGACCTGCTCAAAGCGTTCGATTTGGCCATCAAAAACATGAACCGACTGACAGGCCAGGCCTTCAACATCGGCGGTGGGGCGGATAACAACATCAGCCTTCGGGAACTGATCCAGGTCGCCGAGAGGCTCCAGGGGACCGAAATGGCTGTGGAGCACGGCGACTGGAGAAAAGGCGATCAGAAGTATTTTGTCGCGGACTACAGGAAATTTCATGCGGTCACCGGCTGGAAGCCCGCGATTTCAGCCAGACAAGGCGTGCCCATGCTCTACAGGTGGTTGAAAGAGGCGAAGCCGGTTCGCAATTTGGTGCGGACGGCGAGGCAGCCCATCTCATGGGACCGGCTCCAGCAAACGTACCAAAAACTGGCAAATTAAAGATGAACATGAAGACAGCGATCATCGCGGCGCCCGGAAAGATCGTCATTGAAAACAAGCCGGTTCCCAAACCTGCTCCGCATGAGGTCCTGATCCGGCTGGAGGGCTGCGGCATCTGCGCTTCCGACCTGCCGGTCTGGCAGGGCAGGGACTGGTTTGACTATCCTCAGGAAGCCGGATCTCCAGGGCATGAAGGCTGGGGCTGGGTTGCGGAAGTGGGAGAGGAAGTTGAAAGTCCGCGTGTCGGGGACAAGGTCGCGGCCGTATCGTACCATGCCTATGCTGAATATGACGTCACGGATGCCAAAAACGTTGCCGTACTTCCCGAACAGCTTCATGGCCGCCCTTTTTCCGGCGAGCCCCTGGGCTGCGCCTGGAACATCTTCGAGCGAAGCGAAATAAAGGCCGGCGACAACGTCGCCATCATTGGAATCGGTTTTCTCGGATCGCTGCTGACCCAGCTGGCGAAGAATGCCGGAGCGAGAGTGATCGCGATTTCCCGGCGCGAATCCTCCCTGGAGATGGCGTTGAAATTCGGGGCGGATGAGATCATCAGCCTGGACGACGTCAACCTCGTGGCAAAGGTGGATTCCCTGACCAAGGGCAGGTTCTGCGACAAGGTGGTCGAGGCCACGGGGAAGGAAGGCCCTTTGAATCTTGCAGGAGAACTCGCCGCTGTCAGGGGAAAGATCATCATCGCCGGCTACCACCAGGACGGCATGCGTCAGGTCAATGTTCAGCTCTGGAACTGGAAAGGTCTGGACGTCATCAACGCCCATGAGCGGGATCCTCAAAAATACATCTCCGGCATCCGCAACGCCATGGAAGCAGTGGTCGACGGACGGATGCGGCCCGATCTCCTCTACACGCACGAGTTCGGGCTTGAGGACATCCAGAAAGCGTTTCAGATCCACGCCGACGCGCCTCCGGGCTTCGTCAAGGCAATCCTGAAGTATTGATGATGGCTAAATGATCATGAACGGAAAACCCAGACTGGGCTTCGTCGGTGTCGGATGGATCGGCAGGAACAGAATGGAGGCCGTTGTTCGCAGCGGTCTTGCGGAAATCGTCTGGATTCAGGACGTCAACCCGCAGTTGTGCGCCGCAGCGCGGGAAATGGTTCCCTCGGCTCGGATTTTCGACAACGGCGAAGAGTGGACCAACCGGGACATTGACGGCGTATTCATCGCCACGCCCAGTGCGTTGCACGTGCGGCAGTCCGTCCAGGCCCTGGATGCAGGCATCGCTGTCTTCTGCCAGAAACCCCTGGGCCGGAATGCTCTTGAAACAGCGGAAGTGGTCAAGGCGGCACGAAAAAACGACAAACTGCGGGGAGTCGATTTTTCCTACCGCCATACCCGCACCATCCAGGCTGTGAAACAGGTGCTGGATTCGGGCGAACTCGGAGAAATTTACGCCATGGATCTTGTCTTTCACAATGGATACGGCCCGGACAAGCCATGGTATTATGATCCGGAACTTTCAGGCGGCGGCTGTCTGGTCGACCTGGGCATCCATCTGGTTGATCTTGTCTTGTGGCTATTCGATTCTCCTGAGTTGAACGTCGTCCAGAGCCATGTCTTTTCCCGCGGCAAGTTGCTTGCTCCGGGGACGAAAGCAGTCGAGGACTACGTCACGGCACAACTGCTGTTCAGCAATGCCATCTCAGTGCGTCTTGCCTGTTCCTGGAACCTGCCCGCCGGTCGCGATGCCGTGATCAAGGCGGTTTTTTACGGTCAAAACGGCGGCGTTTCCTTCTCTAATATCGATGGGTCCTTCTATGATTTTGTCGCTCATAGATTTCACGGAACATCCACGCAAATGATCAGCAATGGACCTGATGACTGGGGAGGCAGAACCGCGGTGGACTGGGTCGAAAAACTGTCCCTCAACAGCGATTTTGACGATGAATCCTTTCATTATGTCGAGGTGGCACGAGTTCTTGATGCGATTTACGGCAGGTGAGTGATCATGCGTTGGGCTGATTTATCGCAAAATTCCCTTTACCCAATCCCGTCCCGGTTCTGATGCGGATCCTGATGACCGCGGACACCATCGGCGGGGTGTGGACCTATGCCTGTGAGCTGGCCAAGGCGCTTGAGCCGTTCGGCGTTGTGGTCCATCTGGCCTGTATGGGGCAGCCATTGTCGGAAGATCAGTCGCAGTATGCGGCGAAGACCGCAAACCTACGCATCCACGCGAGCAGCTACAAGCTGGAATGGATGGCCGATCCCTGGGAGGACGTCGCGGAAGCGGGGAAGTGGCTCAATGAACTGGAGGCACGCCTCCAGCCGGATATCATCCATCTGAACAACTATGCCCACGGCAGCCTGGAATGGAACGCTCCCGCTGTCATGGTCGCGCATTCCTGCGTCTTCACCTGGTGGAGAGCGGTCAAGAGCGAAGATCCGCCTGCTGAATGGCACGTGTATTACGACAAGGTCAGGGAGGGACTTCGCAATGCGGACATGGTGGTCGGGGTCAGCCGCGTCTTCCTGGATGATGTCGCTGCACTGTACGGGCCATTGAGGCAGACCCGGATGATCCATAACGGGCTTGATCCGCAGGATTATCACATTCGAAAAAAGCAGGACATGGTGTTCGGAATGGGCAGGGTCTGGGACGAAGGCAAGAACCTGAGCGCCCTGGCGTCAATGCACGGCAGGGTCGGGTGGCCGATCAGGATTGCGGGAAGTACGCGGTTGGAGGAAGCCGAGGACGGCCAGAATGCCGCCGGAGTGTTCATGGGGCGACTGGACCGGGAAAAGATACGGGAAGTTCTGAGCGAGACGCCCATCTATGTACTTCCGGCAAAGTACGAGCCATTCGGCCTCTCAGCCCTGGAAGCCGCATTCTCTGGCTGCGCACTGGTCCTGGGGGACATACCCACTTTGCGGGAGATATGGGGCGACGCAGCCATCTATTTCCCGCCGGGTGATGCGGAGAGACTGGAATTTCATCTGAAGTCGCTCATCGGGACACCGGAGCTGCTGGCACACCGACAGAAGCTGGCGGTCGAAAAGGCTCAGCAATACAGCGCAGACAGGATGTCCGCGAGTTACATATACGCATACCAGGAATTGATTGCCTGACTGACATCATGAAAATATCCATGTTCTACCACTCCCTGATCTCCGACTGGAACCACGGCAATGCGCATTTTCTGCGGGGGTTTGCATCGGAGCTGGTCAGACGCGGACATGACGTGTCGGTCTATGAGCCGGAGAACAACTGGAGCCTGCGCAACCTGCTGCAAACCGCGGGCGAGGAGGCTGTTGCCGAGTTCAACCGGTATTTTCCATCCTTGCGCAGCAATTTCTATGATCCCGACAACCTGGAACCGGAAAAAATCCTTGAAGGCCAGGACCTGGTCATCGTTCATGAATGGAACGAGCTGTCCGTGGTCAACGCCATCGGACGCCACAAGGCCTCCGGCGGAAAGTACATCCTGTTGTTCCACGACACGCACCATAGATCCATAACTGACCATGAGGGAATCGGCGGGTACGATCTGTCGGCATATGACGGTGTGCTGGCGTTTGGAGACGTGATCCGGGATAAATATCTCGCCAACGGATGGGCGAAGCACGCCTGGACCTGGCATGAAGCGGCGGATACCGCGATTTTTTATCCCCGTGCAAAAGTTCCGCCGTCCGGGGATCTGGTCTGGATCGGCAACTGGGGCGACGAGGAGAGAACGCGGGAGCTGTTCGAGTTTCTCATCGAACCGGTCCGGGAGCTGAATCTCAAGGCCAAAGTCTACGGCGTCAGGTACCCTGAGCACGCCTTGCAGGCGTTGTCGGACGCAGGCATCGAATACGGCGGGTGGCTGCCCAACTACAAGGTTCCTGAAATTTTCGCCCGGTACAGGGTGACGGTACATGTGCCGCGCAGGCCCTATGTCGATGCGCTGCCCGGTATTCCGACCATCCGGCCCTTCGAGGCGCTGGCCTGCGGCATCCCGCTGGTCTGCTCGCCCTGGCAGGACACGGAGC
Proteins encoded in this window:
- a CDS encoding SDR family NAD(P)-dependent oxidoreductase; the protein is MSKNILITGGAGFIGSHLCDELLQHGYNVRVLDNLVEQVHGNNGSRQVHLHDVEFIHGDVRDSRIVEHALKGMDAVFHFAACVGVGQSMYQIRKYTDVNNMGTAVLLECLMRRPVARLVVASSMSIYGEGLYAAADGTLHEDAGRTMRQLKAGDWELKGRSGEPLFPLPTPETKKPSLASIYALSKYDQEVMCLLCGKAYGIPTVALRLFNVYGTRQSLSNPYTGVLAIFASRLLNDNPPLIFEDGLQRRDFVNVLDVARACRLALETTEVDHDVFNIGSGQSYTILDIAQRMCDLLDKPDIKPSTNGKYRVGDIRNCFADISKARKILKYQPEVSLEEGLEELSAWLDPQLAVDRVEYAGIELAARGLTI
- a CDS encoding NAD-dependent epimerase/dehydratase family protein; this encodes MKTSSFPNRSFQGGHQTPEAVGIVEWFRVGEYEQVEKALDEMDALSFSHIRTGISWADYHAEGGRQWFDWLVPTICRKMNMLPCFLYTPPSLGIEPKASSPPKNPKDYADFLDVMITRFDGFFDWVELWNEPNNRAEYDFTFDQNWTIFSEMIGKAAYWMRQLGKKTVLGGMSPVDPNWLEIMYQNGVMQYVDAVGFHGFPNVFDPMWQGWAKNAERIRKVIDRYGGSQEIWLTEAGFSTWQHDEQQQLRIFLDALEAPVQRAYWYSLNDLDSGLPTVNGFHIDEREYHFGLIGKHGHKKLLYRLLAAQGIKNIRNSRQLAEPYRASAEPTSRRHALVIGGAGFIGTNLVQKLLHEGAQVTILDNLSRPGVEDNVLWLRRMNTGRLSIEIADIRNEYAVDHLVNAASEVYHLAAQVAVTTSCENPADDFDVNARGTLNILEAVRKSEHAPPLIFTSTNKVYGALEDIPMQTADSRYVPLEKTHAAHGVNEDRPLDFHSPYGCSKGAADSYVLDYVRTYGIKAVVFRMSCIYGRHQCGTEDQGWVAHFLLSALKGEPIVIYGDGLQVRDILFVDDLLKAFDLAIKNMNRLTGQAFNIGGGADNNISLRELIQVAERLQGTEMAVEHGDWRKGDQKYFVADYRKFHAVTGWKPAISARQGVPMLYRWLKEAKPVRNLVRTARQPISWDRLQQTYQKLAN
- a CDS encoding MDR/zinc-dependent alcohol dehydrogenase-like family protein is translated as MNMKTAIIAAPGKIVIENKPVPKPAPHEVLIRLEGCGICASDLPVWQGRDWFDYPQEAGSPGHEGWGWVAEVGEEVESPRVGDKVAAVSYHAYAEYDVTDAKNVAVLPEQLHGRPFSGEPLGCAWNIFERSEIKAGDNVAIIGIGFLGSLLTQLAKNAGARVIAISRRESSLEMALKFGADEIISLDDVNLVAKVDSLTKGRFCDKVVEATGKEGPLNLAGELAAVRGKIIIAGYHQDGMRQVNVQLWNWKGLDVINAHERDPQKYISGIRNAMEAVVDGRMRPDLLYTHEFGLEDIQKAFQIHADAPPGFVKAILKY
- a CDS encoding Gfo/Idh/MocA family protein; the encoded protein is MIMNGKPRLGFVGVGWIGRNRMEAVVRSGLAEIVWIQDVNPQLCAAAREMVPSARIFDNGEEWTNRDIDGVFIATPSALHVRQSVQALDAGIAVFCQKPLGRNALETAEVVKAARKNDKLRGVDFSYRHTRTIQAVKQVLDSGELGEIYAMDLVFHNGYGPDKPWYYDPELSGGGCLVDLGIHLVDLVLWLFDSPELNVVQSHVFSRGKLLAPGTKAVEDYVTAQLLFSNAISVRLACSWNLPAGRDAVIKAVFYGQNGGVSFSNIDGSFYDFVAHRFHGTSTQMISNGPDDWGGRTAVDWVEKLSLNSDFDDESFHYVEVARVLDAIYGR
- a CDS encoding glycosyltransferase family 4 protein; the encoded protein is MTADTIGGVWTYACELAKALEPFGVVVHLACMGQPLSEDQSQYAAKTANLRIHASSYKLEWMADPWEDVAEAGKWLNELEARLQPDIIHLNNYAHGSLEWNAPAVMVAHSCVFTWWRAVKSEDPPAEWHVYYDKVREGLRNADMVVGVSRVFLDDVAALYGPLRQTRMIHNGLDPQDYHIRKKQDMVFGMGRVWDEGKNLSALASMHGRVGWPIRIAGSTRLEEAEDGQNAAGVFMGRLDREKIREVLSETPIYVLPAKYEPFGLSALEAAFSGCALVLGDIPTLREIWGDAAIYFPPGDAERLEFHLKSLIGTPELLAHRQKLAVEKAQQYSADRMSASYIYAYQELIA
- a CDS encoding CgeB family protein, whose translation is MKISMFYHSLISDWNHGNAHFLRGFASELVRRGHDVSVYEPENNWSLRNLLQTAGEEAVAEFNRYFPSLRSNFYDPDNLEPEKILEGQDLVIVHEWNELSVVNAIGRHKASGGKYILLFHDTHHRSITDHEGIGGYDLSAYDGVLAFGDVIRDKYLANGWAKHAWTWHEAADTAIFYPRAKVPPSGDLVWIGNWGDEERTRELFEFLIEPVRELNLKAKVYGVRYPEHALQALSDAGIEYGGWLPNYKVPEIFARYRVTVHVPRRPYVDALPGIPTIRPFEALACGIPLVCSPWQDTEHLFAPGEDHLVALNKEEMKMRLSRILDDDVFSAALAANGLQTVRSRHSCSHRVDELFAILDQLES